The following are encoded together in the Zingiber officinale cultivar Zhangliang chromosome 8A, Zo_v1.1, whole genome shotgun sequence genome:
- the LOC122012675 gene encoding probable protein phosphatase 2C 45 isoform X1: MGSIRIFGMAERKSSLLLQVVIRAASPARIAVICGRWFVPWVVRPTLLLLFLVTLFPICHSKMVFSNSVSGAQSGVAPAPVSGGGISQNAKFSYGYASFLGKRPSMEDFFEARTDVVNGEIVGLFGVFDGHGGARAAEYVKQNLFSNLIQHPKFFTDTKAAIADTYTRTDSEFLKSSENSQNRDAGSTASTAVLVGDRLMVANVGDSRVVICRRGKAIAVSRDHKPDQTDERRRIEEAGGFVMWAGTWRVGGVLAVSRSFGDRLLKQFVVADPEIQEEAVDGSLEFLILASDGLWDVVTNEDAVAMVQSIEEPEQAARKLMQEAYQRGSADNITCIVVRFLANDANPAAELQASVGNSAAELR, from the exons ATGGGTTCTATAAGGATTTTTGGAATGGCTGAAAGGAAATCGAGCCTTCTGTTGCAGGTGGTGATTAGGGCCGCGTCCCCTGCGCGGATTGCAGTCATATGCGGGAGATGGTTTGTTCCCTGGGTAGTTAGACCTACTCTGTTACTTCTTTTCTTGGTGACACTGTTCCCTATCTGCCATAGCAAGATGGTGTTTTCGAATTCCGTCAGCGGGGCTCAATCAGGTGTAGCACCTGCACCGGTTAGTGGTGGGGGAATTAG CCAGAATGCCAAGTTCAGTTATGGTTATGCAAGTTTTCTAGGGAAGAGGCCCTCGATGGAAGATTTTTTTGAGGCAAGAACGGATGTTGTCAATGGAGAAATTGTTGGTCTCTTTGGGGTCTTTGATG GTCATGGTGGTGCTCGAGCAGCAGAGTATGTGAAACAAAATCTTTTCAGCAATTTGATTCAACACCCAAAGTTTTTCACTGACACCAAAGCAGCTATAG CCGATACATACACACGGACAGACTCTGAATTTCTTAAATCATCTGAGAATAGTCAGAATCGTGATGCTGGCTCAACTGCATCTACTGCTGTCCTTGTTGGTGATCGCTTGATGGTTGCTAATGTTGGGGACTCTAGGGTTGTTATATGTAGGCGAGGCAAAG CTATAGCTGTCTCAAGAGACCATAAGCCTGATCAAACAGATGAAAGACGACGGATTGAAGAAGCTGGTGGCTTTGTGATGTGGGCTG GGACATGGCGTGTTGGTGGTGTTCTTGCGGTTTCTCGATCATTTGGTGACAGACTCTTGAAACAGTTTGTTGTTGCAGATCCAGAAATACAG GAGGAGGCAGTTGATGGCTCCCTCGAATTCCTTATACTTGCAAGTGATGGACTTTGGGATGTTGTCACAAACGAG GATGCTGTTGCCATGGTCCAATCCATAGAGGAGCCAGAACAAGCAGCAAGGAAGCTGATGCAGGAAGCTTATCAAAGAGGCAGTGCTGACAATATAACTTGCATCGTCGTGCGTTTCTTGGCGAATGATGCTAACCCTGCAGCAGAGTTACAGGCGAGTGTTGGTAACTCTGCGGCAGAGTTACGGTAG
- the LOC122012675 gene encoding probable protein phosphatase 2C 59 isoform X2 → MVFSNSVSGAQSGVAPAPVSGGGISQNAKFSYGYASFLGKRPSMEDFFEARTDVVNGEIVGLFGVFDGHGGARAAEYVKQNLFSNLIQHPKFFTDTKAAIADTYTRTDSEFLKSSENSQNRDAGSTASTAVLVGDRLMVANVGDSRVVICRRGKAIAVSRDHKPDQTDERRRIEEAGGFVMWAGTWRVGGVLAVSRSFGDRLLKQFVVADPEIQEEAVDGSLEFLILASDGLWDVVTNEDAVAMVQSIEEPEQAARKLMQEAYQRGSADNITCIVVRFLANDANPAAELQASVGNSAAELR, encoded by the exons ATGGTGTTTTCGAATTCCGTCAGCGGGGCTCAATCAGGTGTAGCACCTGCACCGGTTAGTGGTGGGGGAATTAG CCAGAATGCCAAGTTCAGTTATGGTTATGCAAGTTTTCTAGGGAAGAGGCCCTCGATGGAAGATTTTTTTGAGGCAAGAACGGATGTTGTCAATGGAGAAATTGTTGGTCTCTTTGGGGTCTTTGATG GTCATGGTGGTGCTCGAGCAGCAGAGTATGTGAAACAAAATCTTTTCAGCAATTTGATTCAACACCCAAAGTTTTTCACTGACACCAAAGCAGCTATAG CCGATACATACACACGGACAGACTCTGAATTTCTTAAATCATCTGAGAATAGTCAGAATCGTGATGCTGGCTCAACTGCATCTACTGCTGTCCTTGTTGGTGATCGCTTGATGGTTGCTAATGTTGGGGACTCTAGGGTTGTTATATGTAGGCGAGGCAAAG CTATAGCTGTCTCAAGAGACCATAAGCCTGATCAAACAGATGAAAGACGACGGATTGAAGAAGCTGGTGGCTTTGTGATGTGGGCTG GGACATGGCGTGTTGGTGGTGTTCTTGCGGTTTCTCGATCATTTGGTGACAGACTCTTGAAACAGTTTGTTGTTGCAGATCCAGAAATACAG GAGGAGGCAGTTGATGGCTCCCTCGAATTCCTTATACTTGCAAGTGATGGACTTTGGGATGTTGTCACAAACGAG GATGCTGTTGCCATGGTCCAATCCATAGAGGAGCCAGAACAAGCAGCAAGGAAGCTGATGCAGGAAGCTTATCAAAGAGGCAGTGCTGACAATATAACTTGCATCGTCGTGCGTTTCTTGGCGAATGATGCTAACCCTGCAGCAGAGTTACAGGCGAGTGTTGGTAACTCTGCGGCAGAGTTACGGTAG